A genomic window from Dechloromonas sp. A34 includes:
- a CDS encoding RNA-binding S4 domain-containing protein yields MRLDKWLWAARFFKTRTLACDAINGGKVQHNGCRVKAAREVKVDDRLDIANGETRWEVTVRGLSEKRGPASEARLLYEESAASVAAREVQRETHQLVVDPAADLHGRPTKRDRRQINRFGGS; encoded by the coding sequence ATGCGCCTCGACAAATGGCTGTGGGCGGCGCGTTTCTTCAAGACGCGCACCCTGGCCTGCGATGCGATCAATGGCGGCAAGGTTCAGCACAACGGCTGCCGCGTCAAAGCGGCGCGCGAGGTCAAGGTCGATGATCGCCTGGACATTGCCAATGGCGAAACACGCTGGGAAGTGACGGTCAGAGGGCTATCCGAAAAACGCGGGCCGGCCTCCGAGGCGCGGCTGCTCTACGAGGAAAGCGCAGCAAGTGTCGCCGCCCGCGAAGTACAGCGCGAAACCCACCAACTGGTCGTCGATCCGGCGGCCGATCTGCATGGTCGCCCGACCAAGCGCGACCGGCGACAGATCAACCGTTTCGGCGGCTCATAG
- the lysA gene encoding diaminopimelate decarboxylase: MSSFTLKDGVLYAEGFALPGIAAQFGTPAYVYSRAALESSLHEFQDVLGSHPAGKDALVCYAVKANSNLAILNVFARLGAGFDIVSGGELQRVLAAGADPQKVVFSGVGKTAAEMKQALDAGIFCFNVESAPELERLNDVAGQCGKKAPVSLRVNPNVDPKTHPYISTGLKEAKFGVAYDDALALYRRAAALPNIEVAGIDCHIGSQLLDPAPFVEALERILVLLDQLSGEGIAIHHLDLGGGLGIKYRDDQEQPTVASYLTPLLDKLLGRGLKVVLEPGRRLVGNAGLLLTRVEFLKPGEGKSFAIIDAAMNDLMRPALYEAWHDILPVVPRQGEPHTYDVVGPVCETGDFLGQARPLDIEPGDLLAVMSAGAYGMAMSSNYNTRPRAVEVMVDGDQVFVIRQRETVEQLYAGESLLPQ; encoded by the coding sequence ATGAGCTCATTTACCTTGAAAGACGGCGTCCTGTACGCCGAAGGCTTTGCCCTGCCCGGCATTGCCGCACAATTCGGCACGCCGGCCTATGTTTATTCGCGCGCCGCGCTGGAATCTTCCCTGCACGAATTCCAGGACGTCCTCGGCAGCCATCCGGCGGGTAAGGATGCGCTGGTCTGCTACGCCGTCAAAGCCAATTCCAATTTGGCCATTCTGAATGTCTTCGCCCGCCTCGGAGCAGGTTTCGACATTGTGTCCGGCGGTGAGTTGCAGCGCGTCCTGGCTGCCGGCGCCGATCCGCAAAAAGTCGTCTTCTCCGGCGTCGGCAAGACCGCGGCCGAAATGAAACAGGCGCTGGACGCCGGCATTTTCTGCTTCAACGTCGAATCCGCCCCCGAACTCGAACGCCTCAACGACGTGGCCGGCCAGTGCGGCAAGAAGGCGCCGGTCAGCCTGCGCGTCAATCCCAACGTCGACCCGAAGACGCACCCGTACATCTCGACCGGTCTCAAGGAGGCCAAGTTCGGCGTCGCCTACGACGACGCTCTGGCGCTCTACCGCCGCGCTGCCGCCTTGCCGAACATTGAGGTCGCCGGCATCGACTGCCATATCGGCTCGCAATTGCTCGACCCCGCCCCCTTCGTCGAGGCCCTGGAACGTATTCTGGTCCTGCTCGACCAGTTGAGCGGCGAAGGCATCGCGATTCATCACCTCGACCTCGGCGGCGGTCTCGGCATCAAGTATCGCGATGACCAGGAACAGCCGACCGTCGCCTCCTACCTGACACCGCTGCTCGACAAACTGCTCGGGCGCGGACTGAAAGTGGTGCTCGAACCCGGTCGTCGCCTGGTCGGCAATGCCGGCCTGCTGCTGACCCGCGTCGAATTCCTGAAGCCGGGTGAAGGCAAGAGTTTTGCCATCATCGACGCCGCCATGAACGACCTGATGCGCCCGGCGCTTTACGAAGCCTGGCACGACATCCTGCCCGTCGTGCCGCGCCAGGGCGAACCCCACACTTATGACGTCGTCGGCCCGGTCTGCGAGACCGGCGATTTTCTCGGACAGGCCCGCCCCCTGGACATCGAACCCGGCGACCTGCTGGCCGTGATGTCGGCCGGCGCCTATGGCATGGCGATGAGTTCCAACTACAACACCCGGCCGCGCGCGGTCGAGGTGATGGTCGACGGCGACCAGGTCTTCGTCATCCGTCAGCGCGAAACCGTCGAGCAACTCTACGCCGGCGAAAGCCTGTTGCCTCAGTAG
- the lptM gene encoding LPS translocon maturation chaperone LptM: MSRIAAVLLSFSLAACGMKGPLELPPGAAPEPLLGSPKAAKPAPRPSAGDVSTDLKSSPQ; the protein is encoded by the coding sequence ATGTCCAGAATTGCCGCAGTTTTGCTAAGTTTCAGCCTTGCCGCCTGTGGCATGAAAGGCCCGCTTGAGTTGCCACCTGGCGCTGCGCCGGAACCCCTGCTCGGCAGTCCGAAAGCGGCCAAGCCTGCGCCGCGGCCAAGTGCCGGCGATGTTAGCACGGACCTCAAATCTAGCCCCCAATGA
- the cyaY gene encoding iron donor protein CyaY, with translation MDDKEFNGLADAALARIEAALEASEADIDFELAAGGVLEIEFADRSKIIVNRHGIAHEIWVAARAGGFHFRWDGSGWRDTRDGTELMEKLSSLASQQAGESISLV, from the coding sequence ATGGATGACAAGGAATTCAACGGCTTGGCCGATGCCGCGCTGGCCAGGATCGAAGCGGCGTTGGAGGCCAGCGAGGCCGATATCGATTTTGAACTGGCCGCCGGCGGCGTTCTGGAAATCGAGTTCGCCGATCGCAGCAAAATTATCGTCAACCGCCATGGCATCGCCCATGAAATATGGGTCGCCGCCCGTGCCGGCGGCTTCCACTTCCGCTGGGATGGCAGCGGCTGGCGGGATACTCGCGACGGCACAGAACTGATGGAGAAGTTGTCAAGTCTCGCCAGTCAGCAGGCCGGAGAGTCTATCTCCTTGGTCTGA